The following nucleotide sequence is from Desulfocurvibacter africanus subsp. africanus DSM 2603.
ACCTGGGGGCCATGGTTAATTCGCATATGAATGCCGTCTATCTGAACATCGCCCTGGCCTGCATCATCATCTTCGCCGGCATTTACACGTACCGGCCGTACACTGGCAAAGGCCTTATGGCCGCCGAGGGCGGCACGAGAGGAAAGCGCCTGGCGCTGTTCACAATCGGCGCCGCCGTGGGTTTCGGCTCGGGCCTGACTGGCGTGGGTGGTCCTGTGCTGTCCGTGCCCATGATGGTCATACTCGGCTTCGCCCCCCTGACCGCCATCGCCACGAGCCAAGTCATCCAGATCGTGGCAGCGGTTTCCGGAACTATCGGCAACCTCAAGTTCGGCGGTATCGATTTCACGACGGGCATGTGGGTCACGGCCGTGGAGCTCGTCGGCGTAGCCATCGGCGCGTACATCGCGCACTGTTCCGGCGCCAAACGCTTGCGGACCATCGTGGCCGTGGTGTGCATCGTCGTCGGAGGATTTATTCTTTTAAAGTCGCTGATAGCGCTAGCTTGAGCAAACATTGCTGGACCGGCGGCGCTTAGTCGAGAATCATGACTCTGCCGCCGGCCCCCTCATCCGATTCCGCAAGGGTGGAAACACCCCCGTGGAGAGAGGGGCGCTCCTTTCTTGCTTTCTCTGGCGCTTCATATGCTTGCCAGCCTCAAGAAGGGTGATTATTGCCAGGGCGTCCGGGCAATTCCTTCCCCGGGCAGGAGGAATTCCCATATGCCCGGCTTCAAGCCCTTCAAATTCGCTTTTGTCTCCAGCTCAGAACAAATCGCCCGCACGGTAAAGGCCTTCGAGGACCCGGAGCTGGAGCATATCGAGATTCGGCTGTCCAGTATGGAAGAGGCTCTGCCAGTGGCTAGAAAGTGCCTGGCCGACGGTGTGGAAGTTGTGTTTGGCGGTGGGGCCACTGGGCGGCTCCTGCGCGAGCAGCTCAGACTGCCCGTGGTGACGATCGCGCGCAGGGATATCGATGTGATTCGAGCGCTCCTGCTTGCCAGGGAACGCTCCCGGAAGATCGGGTTGACGAGCTTCGGCGGATCGGTTTCGGGCGTTGAGATTATGGCCGAAATCTTGGACGTGGATGTGCGTAAATTGGAGTTCCGCTCCACACCCGAACTGGTGGCATGCATCACACGCGCCGTGGAGGACGGTTATTCTTGTATCGTGGGCGGCGGCATCTGCAAGACGATCGCCGATTCCGTGGGCGGAAAGGGTTTTGTGGTCGTGCCCGGAGATCGTGTCATCCAGCAGGCCTTGGATGAGGCGCGTGTCATCGCCGCGTCCCAGCGACGCAATCAGCAAGAGGCCGAACGGCTGCGGGTCATTCTGCACTCGGTCAAGGAAGGCGTCGTGGGGATCGACTCCAACGGGAAGATCGATCTCATGAACCCCGTAGCTGCTGAGATGCTGCGCCTGGACGCCGAGAAGGTTCTGCACGGGCCCATACCGGAGGCTTTACGCACAGCCGGTCTGCACAGGGTTCTAGAGAGCGGCGAGGCCGAGGTGGACCAGTTCCGGCGCGTGGGCGGCGTGGACCTGGTCATCAGCGCCATGCCGTTCAGTGTTTCCGAGGACACGCGGGCCGTGGTGGCTACCTTCACACGGGCCTCGCGCATCCAGGATCTGGATCGCAAGCTAAAGGAACGCTTATATTCCAAGGGGTTCGTGGCGCGCTACCGCATGGGCGATCTCAAGGGTTCCTGCGAGGCCCTGGTTAAGCTGCGTGACAAGGCCACCCAATATGCGGCCACGGATGCGGCCATCCTCATCCAGGGCGAGACAGGTACGGGCAAAGAGATCCTGGCACAGGGCATCCATGCGGCAAGCCCCAGAAGAGACAAACCTTTCGTGGCCGTGAACTGCTCCGCGCTGCCCGAGTCCCTGCTGGAGAGCGAGCTCTTCGGCTATGAGGAGGGCGCGTTCACCGGCGCCAAGCGGGGCGGCAAGCAGGGGTTGTTCGAACTGGCCGCGGGCGGGACATTGTTCCTGGACGAGTTGGCCGACATCGCGCCGAGCCTTCAGGTGCGCCTGCTGCGCGCAATCGAGGAGAAGGAGATCATGCGCGTGGGCGGCGACAGGATCATTCCCGTCGATGTGCGCATCGTCGCCTCGACCTACAAGGACCTGGCCCAGGAAGCCAGGGGTGGCCAATTCAGGGCGGATCTCTATTTCCGCATTGCTACGCTCAAGTTGCACAGCGTACCTCTGCGCGAGCGAATCAAGGATATACCAGCCCTTTTAGAGTCCCTGCTCGCACGCTACCACATCCCCGAGACCCTCTTGCCCCTGCCGCTCTCAGCGGCTGTCCTGTCCCGCATGGCCACCCATTCCTGGCCGGGCAACGTGCGTGAGTTGGACTCGTTGGCGCAACGCTATGCCGCCCTGGCCGGAATGGCTGATGGCGATGGTCAGGCTCTGTTGCTGGAGATCATGGAAGAGTTGGCCCTGGAGGCCATGCCGGCATGCGCCGGGAAGCCAACCCGGCTGGTCGTGGATTACGGAGTGTCGCTCAAGGAACGCATGCGCGAGCACGAGCAGGATATCATCGCCGAGATCCTTCGGCAAACCGGCGACAACAAGGCCGAGGCCGCCAGGCAACTGGGCGTGAGCGTCAACACCTTGTGGCGCAAGCTGCGGGGGGATTAACCACGGCTGCTCCGAGCCACATGTCGCTTGAACTCAAGCGGATCATCGGGGAGTTGCGGAAGGCCTGAAGCGGAGGGATAGCCTGCTGGCATCCTGTTTTTGAAAAGCTCCATCCAGACAAGGATGGAGCTTTTCGCGTGCAGGCCAACCTCTCGACTACACGTCGCCCTTGGCGTACGAACTGTGCTCGGCAGTAATGTGAAGAACCAAGCAGACCACGCTCTAACTCATGTCGGAAGCGGACGGATGGCTGGTGATAGCGCCGGAAAGCTTGACGTTTCTTTGCCAAGTCAGAAATTTAGCGAACCTTAATTTCGGGTGATCAGCATGCAGAATAAGCAGATTATCATATCGGCGCCTGGCAAATCGGTGTTGATGTCGAATTCTCTCCCCCTGGTATTCATCGCCGGTCCCTGCGCCATGGAAGGTCGGGATTTCGCCCTGCGTACGGCCCTTGAGCTCCGGGAAATTTTCGAGGCCGCCGGTGTGGATTTCATTTACAAATCCTCCTTCGACAAGGCCAACAGGACCTCTTCAGGCTCTTTTCGCGGCGTGGGCATGGACGAAGGCCTGGATATTCTTGCCGAGGTGCGTGAGAAGGCCGGCGTGCCCGTGATCACGGACGTGCATAGCCCCGAGCAGGCCGCGCCCGTGGCTGCGGTAGTCGACATGCTGCAGACTCCGGCCTTTCTTTGCCGCCAGACCGATCTCATCCGCGCCGTGGCTGCCACCGGAAAACCCGTGAACATCAAGAAAGGTCAGTTCCTGGCGCCCTGGGACATGAAAAACGTGCTTTCCAAGGCCTTGGAAGAGGGCAATGAGCAGATCGCGCTTTGCGAGCGGGGAGCGAGCTTCGGCTATGGCAACCTCGTCGTGGACATGCGTTCGTTTGCAATCATGGCCGAGACCGGCCAGCCCGTCGTCTTCGACGTGACCCATTCGGTGCAGTTGCCGGGAGGCCTGGGTTCTAGCAGTGGCGGCCAGAGGCACTTCGTGCCCACGCTTGCGCGGGCCGGAGTGGCTGCCGGCGTGGCAGCCTTGTTCATGGAGGTGCACCCGGACCCGGACAAAGCTCCGTGCGACGGGCCGAACATGATTCCTTTCTCGGAGTTGCCAAAGCTGCTTCGGCTGCTCAAGGAAATGGACGCCCTGGCCAAGGGACTTTAGAGTAGATTGCTTTTAAGACGCCCGCTCCGGCGTTGACGGCGCAAGTGAATTGCGCCTACGCCTACGCGGCGGCAAGCCATGCCGACGCATGGCTTGCAGAGCATTTTCAAAAGCAAAATGCTCTAATACTTGGTGGGGTGCAGGTGCTTGCGTAGGCAGTAGACGCAATCCGCAGGGCAGCTTTTCGGCTGCGTCAAGGCTGGAGCACGAAGAGCTGATCCTTGAGCAGTTCGAGATCCTCCTCGACCTCCGGGTGGCTGGCGGCGATGGCCTCGAACTTGCGCTCGGCTTCCTCCCAGTTGCCGCGTACTGCATCGGCGCTGGCCAGGGTGATCAGGGCATCGAGGTTGTCGGGATCGATCACGAGCATGCGGTTGGCGACCCGCTCCATGGCTTCGGCGTCCATGGCGTAAAGCGAGATGTTGGAGAGCATGGACAGCCCTTGGAGTTCGTCGGCTGGATAGGCGCGGATGTATTCCTCGGCGGTTCTGAGTGCGTCGTCCAAGCGGCCGGCCTCGATAAGGGCTGTAACGAGATAGTTGTAGCGTTCCTGGCTCGGCCCCCCCAGATCCATGGCAATGCGAAAGGCCGAGGCGGCCCGATCGGGATCGAGCTGCAGCAGCCGTGTGATGCCGAGCAGGTGGTATGCATCTGCGCTTGGCAGGCTAGCGACCACTAGGCGCAAGTCTGCCTCAACCTCGTCAAGGAGCTCATAGCGCTCCTCGTTGTTCGGCAGGCTTCCCAGGAATTCCTCCCCGGGTGGTTCAGAGTTTCCGACTTCCGATGCGGGAGGGCCTGACGGGATATGCACGACGCCTATACGTTCCAGCCGGGTGCGAGCCGTGGCGAGCAACGTGGCGGCCTCGTCGTCCGACAGAACACTCTGCTCCGGCTGGTCGGCACAGAAGCCGTGAACGGCAACGCATAGCACAGCCAGAATAATCAAAGACTGGAACACGCGCATACCACACCCTCGCAACGCTTTCCCAAAGACGATCTTGCCATGGGAATTTTGCGGCCTGTCAGCGGTTATCTGTACGAATCCACAGGATATGCACAAAGAGAGCCAGGATAATGCATGCACTTTTGATGACTTGCAAGCCCGCTCGGTTTGCGGGAGATAATAGGCTGATCCATCGTTTCTACCGGCTGCCGTGCGTGTCGGACAGGAATCATGGATTACAGACCCTGGCTGTTTACATGAACCGGGTACGCCTGCCGGTGAGTATGGCGGTTGCAGGCTAGCGCTGGCTAAGGGTCTTGAGGTTGAGCTTCCGCAGGATGCATCCTGACATGCAGTGGCCGTTTGAGATCAGTGCCATCCCAGGCGCGTGGCCAAGCGAGTCAGGAAGGAGCTTTGCGGTGCGGATTGACTCGGGATCGTCAAGGCGCTCAGAAGCCGCTGAAATCCCGAGGGGCGGCCGAACAGCGGTATATCGAAGCGTAAGCCGCATGCTCGGCGATCGACCCAGACCATACGCACCCTGCGGCCGTCCAGGTGGTGTCCGAAACGGGGCATGCGGCTTCCTGACAAGGTGAAGATCGCGCCGGTCACAATCTTGGGAACGCCTTCATCCTCGGATTGACTGAGGCGGACGCCGCCCATGCCGATATCATGGATGAGCATATGCGTTGCGCCACCATGTTTGTCCAGCAGCGAACAGGCGCTCACGCCTTCCTGGAGGACGTCAAAGCGCTGCCATTTCCTGCGTTCCCGCCACTGCATAGACCCTCCTGAGGGTGTACTAGCCAGGATGCAGAGAGGAACGAGGAACCGTCAATGATTGTGGCAAAATCATTCCTTCGGCTGGCTCATGCGGCTGATGGAATACGGGTTCAACTTCAGCAGCCGGGCTGCCTTGCGATTCATGGCGATGAGTCGAAGCCGGCCAATTTGCGGCGGCCGAAAGCCCAAGGGGCGGCTCGTCAAAGTGGATTAGGGTCAACCCTCAGCAGGGTTATCGAGTCTTAAATCAGCCGTTTGCCATTGTTTGCCGCTTTGGCTATTGCAAACGGCTAACGGCGGATTCATTCCCATTTCCATACAGCGGCGGCCACGCAGCATGGCCATGCCATAGTCGAGGAGGCGGTGGACAAGATGCGTATACTGGTGATCGGATCTGGCGGCCGCGAGCATGCCATGGCCTGGAAGCTTTCCCAAAATCCGCGGGTGGAACGGTTGTTTATCGCTCCGGGCAACGGCGGCACGGCCGAGGCCGGCGAGAACGTGGACATCAAGGACGACGATATTCGCGGCCTGGTGGCCTTCGCCAGGAAAAACAGCGTGGATCTCGTGGTGCCCGGGCCCGAGCTGCCGCTTGTGCTGGGCGTGACCGACGCCATGACCGAGGCTGGCATCCCCTGTTTCGGTCCGGATGCTTACGCGGCCAAGCTGGAGGGCAGCAAGCTCTTCGCCAAGACGGTCATGCGCGAGGCGGGCGTGCCGACGGCCGGTTTCGCCATGTTCCAGGACGTCAAGGCCGCGCGCGAGTTCGTGCGTGATCGCGGCGGTCCGGTGGTGGTCAAGGCCGACGGCCTGGCCGCGGGCAAGGGCGTGGCCGTGTGCCACACGGTGGAGTGCGCGGAGCAGGCATTGGAAGAGATGCTCGTGGCCAACAGGTTTGGCGGCGCGGGCAGCAAGGTGCTCGTGGAAGACCTGCTGGAGGGCGAGGAAGCTTCTTTCCTGGCCTTCTGCGACGGCGAGCGTGTGGCGCTCATGCCGTCCAGCCAGGACCACAAGGCCATCGGCGATGGCGACACGGGCCCCAACACGGGCGGCATGGGCGCCTACAGCCCGGCTCCGGTGCTGCCGCGCTCCAAGTGGGAGGAAACGGCCGAGCTGGTCATACTGCCGATCATCCGGCACATGAAAGCCGCCGGCCATCCCTTCAGGGGCGTGCTGTATGCCGGGATCATGATGACCGAGGCCGGCCCCATGGTCCTGGAGTACAACGTGCGCTTCGGCGACCCAGAGTGCCAGCCGCTGCTTATGCGCCTGGACTGCGACTTGACCGAGGTCATGCTGGCCTGCGCTCAGGGCAGGCTCGATCCGGCCATGGTGCGCTGGAAGGACGACACGGCCTTGTGCGTGGTCATGGCTGCCCAGGGCTATCCGGAGAAATACGAAAAGGGCATGCGTATCGAGGGCATCCGCAATTCCGAGGAGCTGCCCGGAGTTAAGGTTTTCCAGGCCGGTACCCGGCGCGAGGACGGGCTGGTCATTTCGTCGGGAGGCCGTGTGCTGGGAGTCACGGCCCTGGCTCCGAATTTGGCCGCTGCCCAGAAGTTGGCCTATCAGGCCATTGAGCGCATTCAGTTCCCAAAATCATACTTCCGCCGGGACATCGGGGCCAAGGGCCTCGGAAGGGGAGTGTAATGACCGTCAGTAAGGTCAACCTGGCCGAGAAGTTCGGCCAGTTCCACGATCACTGGAATCCGCGCGTAGTCGGTGAGCTCAACGGCCAATTGGTCAAGCTGGCCCGTTTGCAAGGCGAGTTCGTGCGCCACACGCATGAGGTCGAGGACGAGCTGTTCATGGTCGTCGAAGGCGAGTTGATCATGCGTCTGGACGAGGGCGATCTGCATATTGGTCCCGGAGAGTTCTGTATCGTGCCGCATGGCGTTGCCCACCAGCCCGTGGCTCCCCGGGAGGTCAAGGTGCTCCTCTTCGAGCCGGCGGCTACGTTGAATACGGGCGACGTGCGCAACGAGCGCACAAAGGATAGTCTGGACAGGATTTAAGAAATCCGGAAGGAGTCAGGCATGGCGAAAGTCGCGATCTTCATGGGCAGCATCTCGGACGAGGAGACTGTACGACCCTGCAAGGATGTGCTGGACAAATTGGGTATCGAGTGCGTGTACACCGTGACCTCTGCGCACCGCACGCCTGACCGCACGGCCGAGCTTGTGGACGATCTGGAGAGCCAGGGCTGTCAGGTGTACATCTGTGCAGCGGGCATGGCCGCGCACCTGGCCGGCGCCGTGGCCGCGCGCACCATCCGTCCTGTGATAGGCATCCCGGTCACGGCCTCGGCCCTGGGCGGCATGGACGCGTTGTTGTCCACGGTCATGATGCCTCCGGGCTTCCCGGTGGCCACCGTGGCCCTGGACAAGGCCGGCGCTCGCAACGCGGCCTGGCTGGCGGCGCAGATTCTGGCGCTGTCGGACGATGAAATCGCCTCGGCCATCAGGAAGGCGCGCGGGGAATTCCGCATTGATGTGGCCAAGGCCGCGGAGAAGCTGGCAAGTAAGGAATAGGCTACAGACAGGTTCAGGCTGGCCCGTTTGCCTGCGAAGGTGCAAAAAAGGCGGGCCGCCTCCTATCTCAGGGGGTGGCCCGTGGCGTGCGCTGCCTCAAGCTTGAGGCGCACGATATGGGTCGGGAAGTACTCCTCTTCGGGGTCGCACAAAGGGCAACCGTCGGAAAGGATCATGCAGCTCAGGTCGAGTTGCAAGGGGTTT
It contains:
- a CDS encoding sulfite exporter TauE/SafE family protein — protein: MSILLLALVSLIVGTLIGCVGVGGILLIPALAVFSGLTTHMSMATALFSFIFTGVVGTWLYQRKGSIDWGITIPVCLGAVFFGYLGAMVNSHMNAVYLNIALACIIIFAGIYTYRPYTGKGLMAAEGGTRGKRLALFTIGAAVGFGSGLTGVGGPVLSVPMMVILGFAPLTAIATSQVIQIVAAVSGTIGNLKFGGIDFTTGMWVTAVELVGVAIGAYIAHCSGAKRLRTIVAVVCIVVGGFILLKSLIALA
- a CDS encoding sigma-54-dependent Fis family transcriptional regulator, with product MPGFKPFKFAFVSSSEQIARTVKAFEDPELEHIEIRLSSMEEALPVARKCLADGVEVVFGGGATGRLLREQLRLPVVTIARRDIDVIRALLLARERSRKIGLTSFGGSVSGVEIMAEILDVDVRKLEFRSTPELVACITRAVEDGYSCIVGGGICKTIADSVGGKGFVVVPGDRVIQQALDEARVIAASQRRNQQEAERLRVILHSVKEGVVGIDSNGKIDLMNPVAAEMLRLDAEKVLHGPIPEALRTAGLHRVLESGEAEVDQFRRVGGVDLVISAMPFSVSEDTRAVVATFTRASRIQDLDRKLKERLYSKGFVARYRMGDLKGSCEALVKLRDKATQYAATDAAILIQGETGTGKEILAQGIHAASPRRDKPFVAVNCSALPESLLESELFGYEEGAFTGAKRGGKQGLFELAAGGTLFLDELADIAPSLQVRLLRAIEEKEIMRVGGDRIIPVDVRIVASTYKDLAQEARGGQFRADLYFRIATLKLHSVPLRERIKDIPALLESLLARYHIPETLLPLPLSAAVLSRMATHSWPGNVRELDSLAQRYAALAGMADGDGQALLLEIMEELALEAMPACAGKPTRLVVDYGVSLKERMREHEQDIIAEILRQTGDNKAEAARQLGVSVNTLWRKLRGD
- the kdsA gene encoding 3-deoxy-8-phosphooctulonate synthase, whose amino-acid sequence is MSNSLPLVFIAGPCAMEGRDFALRTALELREIFEAAGVDFIYKSSFDKANRTSSGSFRGVGMDEGLDILAEVREKAGVPVITDVHSPEQAAPVAAVVDMLQTPAFLCRQTDLIRAVAATGKPVNIKKGQFLAPWDMKNVLSKALEEGNEQIALCERGASFGYGNLVVDMRSFAIMAETGQPVVFDVTHSVQLPGGLGSSSGGQRHFVPTLARAGVAAGVAALFMEVHPDPDKAPCDGPNMIPFSELPKLLRLLKEMDALAKGL
- a CDS encoding tetratricopeptide repeat protein, which codes for MRVFQSLIILAVLCVAVHGFCADQPEQSVLSDDEAATLLATARTRLERIGVVHIPSGPPASEVGNSEPPGEEFLGSLPNNEERYELLDEVEADLRLVVASLPSADAYHLLGITRLLQLDPDRAASAFRIAMDLGGPSQERYNYLVTALIEAGRLDDALRTAEEYIRAYPADELQGLSMLSNISLYAMDAEAMERVANRMLVIDPDNLDALITLASADAVRGNWEEAERKFEAIAASHPEVEEDLELLKDQLFVLQP
- the purD gene encoding phosphoribosylamine--glycine ligase, coding for MRILVIGSGGREHAMAWKLSQNPRVERLFIAPGNGGTAEAGENVDIKDDDIRGLVAFARKNSVDLVVPGPELPLVLGVTDAMTEAGIPCFGPDAYAAKLEGSKLFAKTVMREAGVPTAGFAMFQDVKAAREFVRDRGGPVVVKADGLAAGKGVAVCHTVECAEQALEEMLVANRFGGAGSKVLVEDLLEGEEASFLAFCDGERVALMPSSQDHKAIGDGDTGPNTGGMGAYSPAPVLPRSKWEETAELVILPIIRHMKAAGHPFRGVLYAGIMMTEAGPMVLEYNVRFGDPECQPLLMRLDCDLTEVMLACAQGRLDPAMVRWKDDTALCVVMAAQGYPEKYEKGMRIEGIRNSEELPGVKVFQAGTRREDGLVISSGGRVLGVTALAPNLAAAQKLAYQAIERIQFPKSYFRRDIGAKGLGRGV
- a CDS encoding cupin domain-containing protein; amino-acid sequence: MTVSKVNLAEKFGQFHDHWNPRVVGELNGQLVKLARLQGEFVRHTHEVEDELFMVVEGELIMRLDEGDLHIGPGEFCIVPHGVAHQPVAPREVKVLLFEPAATLNTGDVRNERTKDSLDRI
- the purE gene encoding 5-(carboxyamino)imidazole ribonucleotide mutase, translated to MAKVAIFMGSISDEETVRPCKDVLDKLGIECVYTVTSAHRTPDRTAELVDDLESQGCQVYICAAGMAAHLAGAVAARTIRPVIGIPVTASALGGMDALLSTVMMPPGFPVATVALDKAGARNAAWLAAQILALSDDEIASAIRKARGEFRIDVAKAAEKLASKE